In Streptomyces sp. NBC_01707, a genomic segment contains:
- a CDS encoding MBL fold metallo-hydrolase → MSITGGDFVELGRDLYAWLPPKRGWGLANCGLLTSPRGAIWIDTPYDPVLAGQFLAESTKRLPDGASIDRVIVTHANGDHFWGAGVLPDAEIIATREAREHIHYEPTPKQQHALVQGGDPATALGEYLKRHFGTFDWSQTEPVQPTTYFTGELELTLGEYPVQVSALPAAHTTGDLIVHLPAQRTVFSGDVIFASTPQQPGDHPVHWAGPLSHVIAACEQVLATGAETIVPGHGPVLDPAGVRAHIGYLEHVRDRAHALHAVGVPALEAARRVIGERRHPELGLAERLVVTIGSEYRHLDGSELPGVLQVMTDVAVVAQEVAAQELLDREGE, encoded by the coding sequence ATGTCGATCACGGGTGGAGACTTCGTCGAGCTGGGGCGGGACCTGTACGCGTGGCTCCCGCCGAAACGCGGCTGGGGTCTCGCCAACTGCGGCCTGCTCACCTCGCCGCGTGGCGCGATCTGGATCGACACCCCGTACGACCCGGTACTCGCCGGCCAGTTCCTGGCCGAGTCCACGAAGCGGCTGCCCGACGGTGCCTCCATCGACCGGGTGATCGTCACGCACGCCAACGGGGACCACTTCTGGGGCGCGGGCGTGCTCCCGGACGCCGAGATCATCGCGACCCGCGAGGCCCGGGAACACATCCACTACGAGCCCACCCCGAAACAGCAGCACGCGCTGGTCCAGGGCGGCGATCCGGCCACCGCGCTCGGCGAATACCTCAAGCGCCACTTCGGCACCTTCGACTGGTCGCAGACCGAACCGGTGCAGCCGACCACGTACTTCACCGGGGAGCTCGAACTGACCCTGGGGGAGTACCCGGTCCAGGTGTCGGCCCTGCCCGCCGCCCACACCACGGGCGACCTGATCGTGCACCTGCCGGCGCAGCGCACCGTGTTCAGCGGCGACGTCATCTTCGCCTCCACGCCGCAGCAGCCCGGCGACCACCCGGTGCACTGGGCGGGCCCCCTCTCCCATGTGATCGCGGCCTGCGAACAGGTGCTGGCCACCGGTGCCGAGACCATCGTCCCCGGCCACGGTCCGGTCCTCGACCCGGCCGGGGTGCGGGCACACATCGGCTACCTCGAGCACGTACGGGATCGCGCCCACGCCCTCCATGCGGTGGGGGTGCCTGCCCTGGAAGCGGCCCGCCGGGTGATCGGCGAGCGACGCCACCCCGAACTGGGCCTGGCCGAACGGCTCGTGGTGACGATCGGCAGCGAGTACCGGCATCTGGACGGGTCGGAACTGCCCGGTGTGCTGCAGGTGATGACCGATGTCGCCGTCGTGGCTCAAGAAGTCGCCGCTCAAGAACTCCTCGATCGAGAAGGGGAGTAG
- a CDS encoding ricin-type beta-trefoil lectin domain protein, which translates to MTLRHLFGTTLATTAAAALALFGVAGPTHAADLGTTPGTYTNYSFSGAPVLTEVTWSTTVLHDPGYTANVFWSHQFGFNQGNGAYLGMQSNGGSSRVLLFSVWDVSEATAGSAGSWCQSFGGEGEGMSCRMNLDWTAGHTYTFKVAAEGGGWFGATVADTTAGTSYKLGSIKTPATAISPSGMVDWTEYFEWNDPRATCYDQPFSDARFGLPKGNGGTVTAAVSSTSNSGNACASMTRTDTVSGGTVQNLAVGNSVRGPVTGLAGKCVDASGGVSDGTVADLYGCSGNENQAWVKAADGTLRLPSDYCLTAAGTGNGAAVLVRDCAGTGAGGAVTDTAKQWTYNTSTHALVNKASGRCLDVPGSDSTSGTALDLWDCHGGANQQWTVPATY; encoded by the coding sequence ATGACTCTGCGCCACTTGTTCGGCACCACCCTCGCCACGACCGCCGCGGCCGCCCTGGCCCTGTTCGGCGTGGCCGGCCCCACCCACGCCGCGGACCTCGGCACGACTCCCGGCACGTACACCAACTACTCCTTCTCCGGTGCGCCGGTCCTGACCGAGGTCACCTGGTCCACGACCGTCCTGCACGACCCCGGATACACCGCCAACGTCTTCTGGAGCCATCAGTTCGGCTTCAACCAGGGCAACGGCGCCTACCTCGGGATGCAGTCCAACGGCGGGTCGAGCAGGGTGCTCCTCTTCTCCGTCTGGGACGTCTCGGAAGCCACGGCCGGCTCCGCCGGCTCCTGGTGCCAGAGCTTCGGCGGCGAGGGCGAGGGCATGAGCTGCCGGATGAACCTCGACTGGACCGCCGGCCACACGTACACCTTCAAGGTGGCAGCCGAAGGCGGTGGCTGGTTCGGTGCCACCGTCGCGGACACCACGGCGGGAACGTCGTACAAGCTGGGCAGCATCAAGACGCCCGCCACCGCCATCTCGCCGTCCGGCATGGTCGACTGGACGGAGTACTTCGAGTGGAACGACCCGCGTGCCACCTGCTACGACCAGCCGTTCAGCGACGCCCGTTTCGGGCTGCCCAAGGGCAACGGCGGTACGGTCACCGCCGCCGTCTCGTCCACCTCGAACAGCGGAAACGCCTGCGCGTCCATGACCCGGACCGACACGGTCAGCGGCGGCACGGTGCAGAACCTCGCCGTCGGCAACTCGGTGCGCGGACCGGTGACGGGTCTGGCCGGAAAGTGCGTGGACGCGTCCGGCGGCGTCTCGGACGGAACGGTGGCCGATCTCTACGGGTGCTCGGGCAACGAAAACCAGGCATGGGTGAAGGCTGCCGACGGCACCCTGCGGCTGCCCTCCGACTACTGCCTGACCGCGGCCGGCACGGGTAACGGAGCGGCCGTCCTGGTCCGCGACTGCGCCGGTACGGGCGCCGGGGGCGCCGTCACGGACACGGCCAAGCAGTGGACGTACAACACGTCCACGCACGCGCTCGTCAACAAGGCCTCCGGTCGCTGTCTGGACGTCCCGGGCAGCGACAGCACCAGTGGGACCGCACTCGATCTCTGGGACTGCCACGGCGGCGCCAACCAGCAGTGGACGGTGCCCGCCACGTACTAG